From Carya illinoinensis cultivar Pawnee chromosome 5, C.illinoinensisPawnee_v1, whole genome shotgun sequence, one genomic window encodes:
- the LOC122309838 gene encoding subtilisin-like protease SBT1.6 encodes MASDSLPPILIFISFLFLYSFPPQILAASTDQSPKTFIFRVDSHSKPSIFPTHYHWYASEFTDAPRILHVYDTVFHGFSATLTPDEANSLGQHPSVLAVFEDRRRQLHTTRSPQFLGLRNQRGLWSNSDYGSDVIVGIFDTGIWPERRSFSDKNLGPVPARWKGACEIGEKFVARSCNRKLIGARFFVKGHEAAGAGSGGVPPVTMVNDTVEYRSPRDADGHGTHTASTAAGRYAFQASMAGYASGIAKGVAPKARLAVYKVCWKNSGCFDSDILAAFDKAVSDGVDVISISIGGGDGISSPYYLDPIAIGAYGAVSRGVFVSSSAGNDGPNVMSVTNIAPWLMTVGAGTIDRSFPAIVTLGNNRKLYGVSLYAGAQLNGTMYPLVYPGKSGVFSASLCMENSLNPNLVRGKIVICDRGNSPRVAKGLVVKKAGGVGMILANGIYNGEGLVGDAHLLPACAIGADEGELVKKYITSTANPTATIDFRGTLLGIKPAPVVASFSGRGPNGLNPEILKPDLIAPGVNILAAWTDAVGPTGLDTDTRKTEFNILSGTSMAAPHVSGAAALLKSAHHDWSPAAIRSAMMTTASIIDNRNQPMLDESTGKPSTPYDFGSGHLNLDRAIDPGLVYDITNDDYVKFLCSIGYGPKIIQVITRSPASCPAKKPVPENLNYPSMAALFPSSSSVGPSSKTFFRTVTNVGPANSVYVARVEVPKGVTVTVKPSKLAFTTAVRKQSFVVTVTADTRNLVLDDSGAVFGSLSWSDGNHMVRSPIVVTQLNLL; translated from the coding sequence atggctTCGGATTCGCTCCCACCGATTTTGATCTTCATCTCCTTCCTCTTCCTCTATAGTTTTCCACCTCAGATTCTTGCAGCTTCCACCGATCAATCACCCAAGACTTTCATCTTTCGAGTTGATTCTCACTCCAAACCCTCTATTTTCCCAACTCACTACCACTGGTATGCATCCGAGTTTACCGATGCACCCCGCATCCTCCACGTCTACGACACCGTCTTCCATGGCTTCTCCGCTACTCTCACCCCAGACGAAGCGAACTCCCTCGGACAACACCCGTCCGTCCTCGCCGTCTTCGAGGATCGCCGTCGCCAGCTACACACTACTCGCTCTCCTCAGTTCCTCGGCCTCCGAAACCAGCGCGGGCTCTGGTCCAACTCCGATTATGGCTCCGACGTCATTGTCGGGATCTTCGATACCGGGATCTGGCCTGAACGGCGCAGCTTCTCGGACAAAAATCTGGGTCCAGTTCCGGCTCGGTGGAAAGGGGCCTGCGAGATTGGAGAGAAATTCGTAGCCAGAAGTTGCAACCGGAAGCTGATCGGTGCCAGGTTTTTCGTCAAAGGTCACGAGGCTGCAGGTGCGGGCTCCGGTGGCGTGCCGCCAGTGACCATGGTCAACGATACGGTGGAGTACCGATCACCAAGAGACGCCGATGGACACGGGACTCATACTGCGTCCACAGCCGCCGGAAGATACGCTTTCCAAGCTAGCATGGCAGGGTACGCCTCCGGAATCGCTAAGGGTGTAGCTCCAAAAGCAAGATTAGCAGTCTACAAGGTTTGCTGGAAGAATTCGGGCTGCTTCGACTCCGATATATTGGCCGCTTTTGATAAGGCCGTTTCTGATGGTGTGGATGTCATCTCAATCTCCATCGGGGGAGGCGATGGTATCTCTTCGCCGTATTACCTCGACCCGATTGCAATTGGAGCATACGGCGCAGTTTCCAGAGGGGTCTTCGTGTCGTCCTCTGCGGGAAACGACGGGCCTAACGTAATGTCGGTGACAAACATCGCACCGTGGCTCATGACGGTCGGTGCGGGCACGATAGATCGGAGTTTTCCGGCGATCGTGACTCTTGGAAATAATCGGAAGCTCTACGGCGTGTCTCTCTACGCCGGAGCGCAGCTGAACGGCACAATGTACCCTCTGGTTTATCCCGGTAAATCGGGGGTTTTCTCTGCCTCGCTGTGCATGGAGAATTCCCTGAACCCCAATCTCGTGCGGGGAAAGATCGTGATCTGCGATAGAGGAAACAGCCCGAGAGTAGCCAAAGGTCTGGTAGTGAAGAAGGCTGGCGGTGTGGGAATGATTCTCGCGAATGGGATTTACAATGGCGAAGGACTGGTAGGCGATGCTCATCTTCTTCCCGCTTGCGCAATTGGTGCGGACGAAGGagaattggtcaaaaaatacatCACATCCACTGCAAATCCCACGGCAACAATCGATTTCCGGGGCACCCTGCTTGGGATCAAACCTGCACCGGTCGTAGCTTCGTTCTCGGGGCGGGGACCGAACGGCCTGAACCCGGAGATTCTAAAGCCGGATTTGATTGCGCCTGGGGTGAACATCTTGGCCGCCTGGACCGACGCGGTTGGTCCGACTGGGTTGGACACCGATACGCGAAAAACGGAATTCAACATCTTATCGGGAACTTCAATGGCTGCTCCTCATGTGAGTGGCGCAGCGGCTTTGCTGAAATCGGCACACCATGATTGGAGCCCCGCCGCGATAAGGTCCGCAATGATGACCACCGCTAGTATAATCGATAACCGGAACCAGCCCATGCTCGACGAGTCAACTGGAAAACCCTCCACGCCGTACGATTTCGGTTCCGGACATCTGAATCTTGACCGAGCAATAGATCCAGGGTTGGTTTACGATATCACCAACGATGATTACGTGAAGTTCCTCTGCTCTATCGGTTACGGACCAAAAATCATTCAGGTTATTACGAGATCTCCGGCTAGTTGCCCGGCTAAAAAACCTGTCCCAGAGAACCTGAACTACCCTTCGATGGCGGCACTGTTCCCGAGCTCGTCATCGGTGGGGCCGTCGAGCAAGACTTTCTTCAGGACCGTGACGAATGTGGGCCCCGCAAACTCTGTTTACGTGGCGAGAGTTGAGGTACCGAAGGGTGTGACGGTGACGGTGAAACCGTCGAAGCTGGCGTTCACGACGGCCGTGAGGAAACAGAGCTTCGTGGTAACGGTAACGGCGGACACCCGGAATCTTGTACTGGACGACTCGGGAGCAGTGTTTGGGTCGCTTTCTTGGTCTGACGGAAATCATATGGTTCGGAGCCCCATTGTGGTAACCCAGTTGAATCTTTTGTGA
- the LOC122310770 gene encoding protein EARLY-RESPONSIVE TO DEHYDRATION 7, chloroplastic-like — translation MSASKPSQNTSQEFLFSNPEATSSSSLYPSIEVKELAENLFPAGEDDVSQASSHLLQPSEDVLVKVPGAIVHLIEKDHSVQLACGELEIVSLRQGENVVAVLARVGDDIQWPLAKDEAAVKLDEAHYFFTLRVPPDGSVGSDGDDEDFACKECEMLNYGLTIASKGQEALLKELDRVLEMYSCFSVQKMGEIGSWEVLDGSVAREMSPGELESKDNKELLGESSAAYWTTLAPNVEDYSGHVARLIAAGSGQLIRGILWCGDVTVDRLKWGNEFLMKRMGQISNSEISPSVMKRIKRVKKLTKMTEKMASGVLSGVVKVSGFFTSSIVNSKVGKKFFSLLPGEIVLASLDGFSKVCDAVELAGRNVMSTTSVVTTGLVLQRYGEQAAQATNEGLDAAGHAIGAAWAVFKIRKAINPKSVLKPTTLAKAAAAANSTELKAKYNK, via the exons ATGTCAGCTTCGAAGCCCTCTCAGAACACAAGCCAGGAATTCCTTTTCTCTAACCCAGAAGCCACTTCCTCTTCGTCCTTATACCCTTCCATCGAAGTGAAAGAACTCGCAGAGAACCTCTTCCCGGCTGGAGAAGATGACGTTTCACAGGCCTCTTCACACTTGCTACAACCCTCGGAAGATGTTCTGGTCAAGGTCCCAGGCGCAATAGTGCACCTCATCGAGAAAGACCATAGCGTCCAGCTCGCTTGCGGTGAGCTCGAGATAGTTAGTCTAAGGCAAGGCGAAAATGTCGTCGCGGTTCTTGCGCGTGTCGGAGATGATATTCAGTGGCCGTTGGCTAAGGATGAGGCGGCCGTCAAGCTCGATGAGGCCCATTACTTCTTTACCCTTCGGGTTCCGCCAGATGGGTCGGTGGGAAGTGACGGGGATGATGAAGATTTTGCTTGTAAAGAGTGTGAGATGTTGAATTACGGGTTAACGATTGCATCGAAGGGACAAGAGGCTTTGTTGAAGGAGCTGGATCGGGTTTTGGAGATGTATAGCTGTTTTTCGGTACAGAAGATGGGAGAAATCGGGAGCTGGGAGGTATTGGATGGCTCGGTGGCGAGGGAGATGTCTCCTGGGGAGTTGGAATCGAAGGATAATAAGGAATTGCTGGGGGAGAGCTCGGCCGCGTACTGGACAACATTGGCACCGAATGTCGAGGACTATAGTGGGCACGTGGCAAGGCTGATTGCCGCAGGGTCGGGGCAGCTGATCAGAGGAATCTTGTGGTGCGGTGATGTGACGGTGGACAGGCTGAAATGGGGAAACGAGTTCTTGATGAAGAGGATGGGCCAGATATCCAATTCGGAGATTAGTCCATCAGTAATGAAGAGGATAAAAAG GGTTAAAAAGTTGACAAAGATGACTGAGAAGATGGCTTCTGGAGTCCTTTCTGGGGTTGTTAAAGTGTCCGGATTCTTTACAAGCTCGATAGTGAACTCTAAAGTGGGCAAGAAATTTTTCAGCCTCCTCCCTGGAGAGATTGTCCTTGCCTCTTTGGATGGATTTA GCAAGGTCTGTGATGCTGTTGAACTTGCTGGAAGGAATGTCATGTCAACTACTTCAGTGGTGACAACTGGGCTTGTTTTACAGAG GTATGGAGAACAAGCAGCACAAGCGACAAATGAGGGGCTTGATGCAGCAGGACATGCTATTGGTGCCGCTTGGGCTGTTTTCAAGATAAGAAAGGCTATAAACCCCAAGAGCGTCCTCAAACCCACAACTCTTGCAAAAGCTGCTGCTGCAGCGAATTCTACTGAACTGAAGGctaaatataataagtaa
- the LOC122310771 gene encoding amino acid permease 3-like gives MCMKHENGNFKGSLLGIIGTVTLAGTVTATQKMWRSLQALGAIAFAYSFSIILIEIQDTIRSPPAEHKTMKKPTLFSIAVTTVFYMLCGAMGHAAFGDEAPGNLLTGFGFYNPYWLLDIANVAIGVHLVGAYQVFCQPSFAFIEKWSARKWAKSNFVTAEYDIPIPFFCIYQLNFFRLIWRTIFVILTTLISMLMPFFNDVVGILGAFGFWPLTVFFPIEMYISQKKIARWTSRWIGLQMISMTCLCISIVAAVGSFAGVVLDLKTYKPFKTSY, from the exons ATGTGTATGAAACACGAAAATGGGAATTTCAAAGGAAGTCTACTGGGTATTATAGGGACAGTAACACTTGCCGGAACAGTCACTGCTACACAGAAGATGTGGAGGAGTTTGCAAGCGCTTGGAGCTATTGCCTTCGCATATTCTTTTTCCATCATCCTCATTGAAATCCAG GACACAATAAGATCTCCTCCCGCAGAACACAAGACCATGAAGAAACCTACTTTGTTCAGCATCGCTGTAACGACAGTGTTCTATATGCTGTGTGGAGCCATGGGACATGCAGCCTTTGGTGATGAAGCTCCTGGAAATCTTTTAACTGGATTTGGATTCTACAACCCCTACTGGCTGCTAGATATTGCAAATGTAGCCATTGGTGTCCACCTCGTTGGTGCATATCAG GTCTTTTGCCAGCCTTCGTTTGCATTCATAGAAAAATGGAGTGCGCGGAAGTGGGCCAAGAGTAATTTTGTAACAGCCGAATATGACATCCCTATCCCCTTCTTTTGTATTTATCAGCTTAACTTCTTCCGTCTAATATGGAGAACAATCTTTGTTATTTTGACAACCCTCATCTCCATGCTCATGCCTTTCTTCAACGATGTTGTTGGGATACTTGGGGCCTTTGGATTCTGGCCATTgacagttttctttcccattgaGATGTACATCTCTCAAAAGAAGATTGCACGTTGGACAAGCAGGTGGATAGGGCTTCAGATGATAAGTATGACATGCCTCTGCATTTCTATAGTCGCTGCAGTCGGCTCCTTTGCTGGAGTTGTTCTGGATCTCAAGACTTACAAGCCATTCAAAACTAGTTATTAA